Proteins encoded within one genomic window of Methanothrix harundinacea 6Ac:
- a CDS encoding UPF0175 family protein: MAARRITIDVPEKVLLSEKTDEKAFGRELRILASVKLYELGRLSSGRAAELAGMPRFEFLLTLERYKAFPLEAELRDLENATP; this comes from the coding sequence ATGGCCGCTCGAAGAATTACGATCGACGTGCCCGAAAAGGTGCTCTTATCCGAGAAGACCGACGAGAAGGCCTTCGGGCGCGAGCTGCGGATTTTGGCCTCAGTCAAGCTCTATGAGCTAGGTCGGCTCTCCTCAGGACGAGCCGCGGAGCTTGCCGGTATGCCGCGATTCGAGTTTCTGCTGACCCTCGAACGCTACAAGGCGTTTCCCCTCGAAGCCGAGCTGCGAGACCTGGAGAACGCCACTCCTTAA
- the mcrC gene encoding methyl-coenzyme M reductase I operon protein C, whose protein sequence is MIGRTTQVVDCRESMGLAKGGGLAQRGTLSEASRPDVIAIAMSPGRRHITKPVCEITYGLRREGVQTSVLVLEAGAGVPDSFPSASKGFGPTFGLSPKEIEQIERHKIAVIHLGNIRSHVVYKAKEVLALAEVPAVIVCQSPVDFEDFAKVGVKTRLVMPPRNKVETLGTVVEIVYGVTRGATCQRAKLNQLAKVLNHHLARMEREERKRREEEEMPEAERKARAKKKAEEAKAEGGMSTFFV, encoded by the coding sequence ATGATCGGCAGGACGACCCAGGTTGTGGATTGCCGAGAGAGCATGGGGCTTGCCAAGGGCGGCGGCCTGGCCCAGCGCGGAACCCTCTCCGAGGCCTCCAGACCAGACGTGATCGCCATCGCCATGTCCCCGGGGCGGAGGCACATAACCAAGCCCGTCTGCGAGATCACCTACGGTCTGCGGCGGGAGGGGGTCCAGACGAGCGTCCTCGTCCTGGAGGCGGGGGCGGGGGTTCCCGACAGCTTCCCATCCGCCTCCAAGGGGTTCGGCCCCACCTTCGGCCTCTCCCCCAAGGAGATCGAGCAGATCGAGAGGCACAAGATCGCCGTCATTCACCTCGGGAATATCAGGTCTCACGTCGTCTACAAGGCGAAGGAGGTCCTGGCCCTGGCGGAGGTCCCGGCGGTGATCGTATGCCAGAGCCCCGTCGACTTCGAGGACTTCGCGAAGGTGGGGGTGAAGACGAGGCTGGTGATGCCCCCGAGGAACAAGGTCGAGACCCTGGGGACCGTCGTCGAGATCGTCTACGGCGTCACCCGGGGCGCCACGTGCCAGAGGGCGAAGCTGAACCAGCTAGCAAAGGTCCTCAACCACCACCTAGCCCGGATGGAGAGAGAGGAGAGGAAGAGGAGGGAGGAGGAGGAGATGCCCGAGGCGGAGAGGAAGGCGAGGGCGAAGAAGAAGGCGGAAGAGGCGAAGGCGGAAGGCGGGATGAGCACCTTCTTCGTATGA
- a CDS encoding RibD family protein translates to MKAATLPRVTIYNLASLDGRVDRVADSPEAMLLYYELSYHWKADAILAGSETIFVLGGHEEEEMAKEEPPPPRKEPPPGTEGLIYEPRPLLVVPDSRGRIHNWRLLQQEPWWRKIVVLCSKATPPSYLDYLGKRHLEYFIVGEDHVDLRQALEELKARYGARSVRTDCGGRLNGVLLRAGLVDEVSVLISPTLVGGRRGTSLFEEGEIESGGEFVHLRLTHMERVRGGFVWLRYEVAGREAAPE, encoded by the coding sequence GTGAAAGCTGCGACGCTGCCGAGGGTCACGATATACAACCTCGCGAGCCTTGATGGCCGGGTGGACAGGGTCGCAGACTCGCCGGAGGCGATGCTCCTCTACTACGAGCTATCGTACCACTGGAAGGCTGACGCCATCCTCGCGGGGAGCGAGACTATCTTCGTTCTGGGAGGGCACGAGGAGGAAGAGATGGCGAAGGAGGAGCCCCCTCCACCCCGGAAGGAGCCGCCTCCGGGGACGGAAGGCCTGATCTATGAGCCTCGGCCGCTGCTCGTCGTCCCCGACAGCCGGGGGCGGATCCACAACTGGAGGCTCCTACAGCAGGAGCCGTGGTGGCGGAAGATTGTGGTCCTCTGCTCAAAGGCGACGCCACCATCCTACCTGGATTATCTGGGAAAGAGGCACCTGGAATACTTCATAGTCGGCGAAGATCATGTCGACCTCCGGCAGGCCCTCGAAGAGCTGAAGGCCCGGTACGGCGCGAGGTCGGTGCGGACGGACTGTGGAGGAAGGCTGAATGGCGTCCTCCTCCGGGCGGGCCTGGTCGACGAAGTGAGCGTCCTCATCAGCCCCACCCTGGTGGGGGGGCGGAGAGGGACGAGCCTCTTCGAAGAAGGTGAGATAGAATCCGGCGGTGAGTTCGTCCATCTCAGGTTGACCCATATGGAGAGGGTGAGGGGCGGCTTCGTATGGCTCCGTTATGAAGTGGCAGGGCGAGAGGCTGCGCCTGAATAG
- the ftsZ gene encoding cell division protein FtsZ — translation MDLKSIIDEALNRAELEGRTAPPGAMENDDDLEDRRVRTRAKENDDDLAAVLEQLTTVIRVVGCGGGGSNTIERLAETGIEGAELFAMNTDAQHLLHISADRRVLIGRRTTRGLGAGSLPSIGEEAARESIDEIRAAVEGADMVFITCGLGGGTGTGAAPVVAEVAREMGALTISVVTLPFAAEGAIRMANADVGLKRLRDVSDTVIVVPNDRLLEVVPDLPLQAAFKVADEVLMRSVKGITELITRPGLINLDFADVRTIMSNGGVAMIGLGEAQGEMKSKDSVIKALRSPLLDVDISGATSALVNVVGGPNMTISDAETVVEEVYERINPEARIIWGAQIDPNLENGIRTMLVVTGVSSPQILGREDSKEGRIVSKHGIDFLRRRRADI, via the coding sequence ATGGACTTGAAGTCGATTATAGATGAGGCTCTTAACCGAGCTGAGCTCGAGGGCCGAACAGCTCCGCCGGGGGCCATGGAGAACGACGACGATCTCGAAGATCGGAGAGTTCGGACTAGGGCCAAGGAGAACGACGACGATCTGGCGGCGGTTCTGGAGCAGCTCACGACGGTCATTCGGGTAGTCGGCTGCGGCGGGGGCGGGTCCAACACCATCGAGCGGCTCGCCGAGACCGGGATCGAGGGGGCCGAGCTCTTCGCCATGAACACCGACGCCCAGCACCTTCTTCACATAAGCGCGGACCGGAGAGTCCTCATCGGCCGGAGGACTACCCGGGGGCTGGGGGCGGGGAGCCTCCCCTCCATCGGGGAGGAGGCGGCGAGGGAGAGCATCGACGAGATCAGGGCGGCGGTGGAGGGGGCGGATATGGTCTTCATCACCTGTGGCCTCGGCGGCGGGACCGGAACCGGAGCCGCTCCCGTGGTGGCGGAGGTGGCGAGGGAGATGGGAGCCCTCACCATATCGGTGGTGACCCTCCCCTTCGCCGCGGAGGGGGCGATAAGGATGGCCAATGCCGACGTGGGGCTGAAGCGGCTCCGCGATGTCTCAGACACCGTCATCGTCGTCCCCAACGACCGGCTCCTGGAGGTCGTCCCCGACCTACCCCTCCAGGCCGCCTTCAAGGTGGCAGACGAGGTATTGATGCGTTCGGTCAAGGGGATCACCGAGCTGATCACCAGGCCGGGGCTGATAAATCTGGACTTCGCCGACGTCAGGACGATCATGTCCAACGGTGGGGTGGCCATGATCGGCCTCGGAGAGGCCCAAGGGGAGATGAAGAGCAAGGACTCGGTGATAAAGGCCCTCAGAAGCCCCCTCCTGGACGTGGACATCTCGGGGGCGACGTCGGCCCTGGTCAACGTCGTCGGCGGCCCCAACATGACGATCTCCGACGCCGAGACGGTGGTGGAAGAGGTCTACGAGAGGATCAACCCGGAGGCGAGGATCATCTGGGGGGCTCAGATCGACCCGAACCTCGAAAACGGCATCAGGACGATGTTGGTGGTCACCGGTGTATCGTCTCCTCAGATCCTGGGAAGAGAGGACTCAAAGGAGGGGCGGATCGTCTCCAAGCACGGGATAGACTTCCTCCGGAGAAGGAGGGCCGATATCTGA
- a CDS encoding cofactor-independent phosphoglycerate mutase, whose protein sequence is MKLVILLGDGMADHPIEALEGKTPLEAAETPNMDRIAREGRGGLARNVPPRMPPGSDVANLSVMGYDPRRYYTGRAPLEAAAMGVSLGPEDVAFRCNLVNVDLDRGVMVDYSAGHISSEEGRELIAALQKSDPKARLYPGVSYRNLLVRGGDEGLQAVCTPPHDISGQPIDGYLPKGEGAAALREMMLASVPILAEHPVNLRRAREGKRTANMIWLWGQGKAPSMPKFRELWGVEGAVISAVDLLKGMGVYAGLEVINVPGATGVLDTNYEGKVAACLEALDRVDFVYLHVEAPDEMSHDGKLEEKIEAIQRFDERVVGLVLAGLERSGHQWRVAVLPDHPTPIALRTHTAEPVPFAMIGSGIEADGMEAFSEREGARGGCGTIDGWRLMGMMVERAGIGSAGSS, encoded by the coding sequence ATGAAGCTTGTTATATTGCTGGGAGACGGGATGGCGGACCATCCCATCGAGGCGCTGGAGGGAAAGACGCCTCTGGAGGCGGCAGAGACCCCCAATATGGACAGGATAGCCCGAGAAGGGCGAGGCGGCCTTGCTAGAAACGTCCCGCCGCGGATGCCGCCGGGAAGCGACGTCGCAAACCTCTCGGTGATGGGCTACGACCCGAGGAGGTACTACACCGGCCGAGCCCCCCTGGAAGCGGCGGCGATGGGCGTCTCTCTCGGTCCAGAAGATGTCGCCTTCCGGTGCAACCTGGTCAACGTCGACCTCGATCGTGGGGTCATGGTCGACTACAGCGCGGGCCACATCTCCTCGGAGGAGGGGCGCGAGCTGATCGCCGCCCTCCAGAAGAGCGATCCAAAAGCGAGGCTCTATCCTGGCGTAAGCTACCGAAACCTCCTCGTCCGGGGCGGCGACGAAGGCCTCCAGGCGGTCTGCACCCCGCCCCACGACATCTCCGGCCAGCCGATCGATGGATACCTGCCGAAGGGAGAGGGAGCAGCCGCCTTGCGCGAGATGATGCTGGCGTCGGTCCCGATCCTCGCTGAACACCCGGTCAACCTCCGCCGCGCGCGAGAGGGAAAGCGGACCGCCAACATGATCTGGCTCTGGGGGCAGGGGAAGGCCCCCTCCATGCCGAAGTTCCGCGAGCTGTGGGGCGTAGAGGGCGCCGTCATCTCCGCCGTCGACCTCCTCAAGGGGATGGGGGTCTACGCGGGCCTCGAGGTAATCAACGTCCCCGGAGCCACCGGCGTCCTCGACACCAACTACGAGGGGAAGGTCGCCGCCTGCCTCGAGGCCCTCGACCGGGTGGACTTCGTCTACCTCCATGTCGAGGCCCCCGACGAGATGAGCCACGATGGCAAGCTCGAAGAGAAGATCGAGGCGATCCAGCGCTTCGACGAGCGGGTCGTCGGCCTCGTCCTCGCCGGCCTCGAACGATCGGGGCACCAGTGGCGCGTCGCCGTCCTGCCCGACCACCCCACCCCCATCGCCCTTCGGACCCACACCGCCGAGCCCGTCCCCTTCGCCATGATCGGCTCGGGGATCGAGGCCGACGGGATGGAGGCGTTTTCCGAGCGGGAGGGGGCCCGGGGCGGGTGCGGCACGATCGACGGGTGGCGGCTGATGGGGATGATGGTGGAGAGGGCAGGAATAGGATCCGCTGGCAGCTCATAA
- a CDS encoding DUF2240 family protein yields the protein MRPLDKERAYLVATPFKKRDKRSLKISDFVFALSLDLKWGPPEKVRALLQEAADEGLVRIEGDYVHAAFDDSQAEVPVGFKPQKEEDLFEKALRLVVSTTGMGRKEVISMVNERQDSLMGLVNLDAVALLVAKEVGAEVTDLAGEAYRNLIEEGAR from the coding sequence GTGAGGCCTTTGGATAAGGAAAGGGCGTATCTGGTGGCCACCCCCTTCAAGAAGAGGGACAAGAGGAGCCTGAAGATCAGCGACTTCGTATTCGCCCTATCTCTGGACCTGAAATGGGGCCCCCCCGAGAAGGTGAGGGCCCTCCTCCAGGAGGCGGCGGATGAAGGGCTCGTCCGGATCGAGGGGGATTACGTCCACGCCGCCTTCGACGATAGCCAGGCCGAGGTCCCCGTCGGGTTCAAACCCCAGAAGGAGGAGGACCTCTTCGAGAAGGCCCTCCGGCTGGTCGTCTCCACCACAGGGATGGGGAGGAAGGAGGTGATATCCATGGTCAACGAGAGGCAGGATTCCCTGATGGGCCTCGTGAACCTGGACGCCGTCGCCCTCCTGGTGGCGAAGGAGGTGGGGGCGGAGGTGACGGACCTGGCCGGGGAGGCCTACCGCAACCTGATCGAAGAAGGGGCGCGGTAG
- a CDS encoding fasciclin domain-containing protein translates to MNRGFLAVSAALLVAAITLSPVMAYTICSSATPSYTIGSGTPYQYSIGSKGLQAYSIGSGSPYQYTSGSSGLQAYSIGSGSPYQYTSESSGLQAYSIGSGSPYQYTSGSSGLQAYSISSGRPYQYSVASGALQAYSIGMGVPAASTGSCPIVAPTVAPKVEVPVVADTEAEDVEVPVVADTEAEDVEVPVVNDTEAEDVEVPVVNDTEAEDVEVPVVADTEAEDVEVPVVADTEAEDVEVPIVADTEAEDVEVPVVADTEAEDVEVPVVNDTEAEDVEVPVVNDTEAEDVEEPVVAETEPALLNIVETAVGAGNLNDLVTAVEAAGLADFLAGEGPFTVFAPTDEAFGLLGEIDLNDTDALTEILTYHVADGALMAADVVNMTSIETLEGSSLTIEVTDEGAFVNGARIVQTDVVCSNGVVHIIDAVLMPPAEAEVPPEEVPPVEMPPAEVEEPPAEVPPVVT, encoded by the coding sequence ATGAATAGAGGATTCTTGGCGGTTTCGGCGGCGCTGCTGGTGGCCGCCATCACGTTATCGCCAGTGATGGCATATACCATCTGCAGCTCAGCAACTCCATCTTACACCATAGGATCGGGAACGCCCTACCAGTACTCGATAGGATCAAAGGGCCTCCAGGCCTACTCGATCGGTTCCGGGAGCCCGTATCAGTACACATCGGGGTCCAGCGGCCTCCAGGCCTACTCGATCGGTTCCGGGAGCCCGTATCAGTACACATCGGAGTCCAGCGGCCTCCAGGCCTACTCGATCGGTTCCGGGAGCCCGTATCAGTACACATCGGGGTCCAGCGGCCTCCAGGCCTACTCGATCAGTTCGGGGAGACCCTACCAGTACAGCGTAGCATCGGGAGCCCTCCAGGCCTACTCCATAGGGATGGGAGTTCCTGCGGCCAGTACCGGATCCTGTCCAATAGTGGCGCCGACCGTCGCGCCCAAAGTCGAGGTTCCGGTCGTCGCTGATACCGAGGCCGAGGATGTCGAGGTTCCGGTCGTCGCTGATACCGAGGCCGAGGATGTCGAGGTTCCGGTCGTCAATGATACCGAGGCCGAGGACGTCGAGGTTCCGGTCGTCAATGATACCGAGGCCGAGGATGTCGAGGTTCCGGTTGTCGCTGATACCGAGGCCGAGGATGTCGAGGTTCCGGTTGTCGCTGATACCGAGGCCGAGGATGTCGAGGTTCCGATCGTCGCTGATACCGAGGCCGAGGATGTCGAGGTTCCGGTCGTCGCTGATACCGAGGCTGAGGATGTCGAGGTTCCAGTTGTCAATGATACCGAGGCCGAGGATGTCGAGGTTCCGGTTGTCAATGATACTGAGGCCGAGGATGTCGAGGAGCCGGTCGTCGCTGAGACTGAGCCCGCCCTCCTGAACATCGTCGAGACGGCAGTCGGGGCTGGCAATCTGAACGACCTCGTCACCGCGGTGGAGGCGGCAGGTCTTGCAGACTTCCTTGCAGGCGAGGGGCCCTTCACGGTCTTCGCCCCCACGGATGAAGCCTTCGGACTGTTGGGTGAGATCGACCTCAACGACACCGATGCTCTGACCGAGATCCTCACCTACCACGTAGCTGATGGCGCTCTGATGGCCGCGGATGTCGTGAACATGACCTCCATTGAGACCCTCGAAGGCTCTAGCCTCACCATCGAGGTCACTGACGAGGGGGCCTTTGTCAATGGCGCCAGGATCGTCCAGACGGACGTGGTCTGCAGCAACGGAGTCGTCCACATAATAGACGCAGTCTTGATGCCACCCGCTGAGGCGGAGGTGCCTCCTGAGGAAGTTCCTCCCGTAGAAATGCCTCCGGCAGAGGTGGAGGAGCCTCCCGCGGAGGTCCCTCCCGTGGTAACTTGA
- a CDS encoding ribbon-helix-helix domain-containing protein, whose translation MPKISVEIPQHIIDDVNRHVGDDGKFVTFSDAVRTALRKMLDQLDEIDRRQGRLKDGEE comes from the coding sequence GTGCCCAAGATATCGGTGGAGATACCCCAGCACATCATCGACGACGTAAACCGGCACGTCGGCGACGACGGGAAGTTCGTCACCTTCTCCGACGCCGTCCGGACGGCGCTGAGGAAGATGCTCGACCAGCTCGACGAGATAGACCGCCGCCAGGGGCGGCTGAAGGATGGAGAAGAATGA
- a CDS encoding type II toxin-antitoxin system RelE family toxin, whose translation MTYQLLIEEKALEFLRSLPEKSRRLVADRCLALSDDPFPGGERGDRKALHLAGHKKLYRLHVGRSYTVFYRIYEDEKVVSILAITTIEKAHKMYGRL comes from the coding sequence TTGACCTACCAGCTGCTGATCGAAGAGAAGGCCCTTGAGTTCCTCCGATCGCTGCCTGAGAAGAGCAGGCGGCTTGTAGCAGATCGGTGTCTGGCTCTCTCCGACGATCCCTTCCCTGGAGGCGAAAGGGGCGACCGGAAGGCGCTCCATCTCGCTGGCCATAAGAAGCTATATCGCCTCCATGTGGGAAGGTCCTATACCGTCTTCTATCGGATATATGAAGACGAGAAGGTCGTTTCGATCCTTGCCATCACCACCATTGAGAAGGCGCACAAGATGTACGGGCGGCTCTGA
- a CDS encoding SIMPL domain-containing protein (The SIMPL domain is named for its presence in mouse protein SIMPL (signalling molecule that associates with mouse pelle-like kinase). Bacterial member BP26, from Brucella, was shown to assemble into a channel-like structure, while YggE from E. coli has been associated with resistance to oxidative stress.), whose protein sequence is MKALAILLSLSAITLLGAAGEAPTLTVVGEGVVLVPADVVYVSITATVQDENLTVASSESSEALNRTIEALIEAGVDEGAFTAGRGRSVSTIQTASRVCNNSTCVVVSDGAVNLVREEVTIRFDAREEALINRSFEVARSEGAEAGIAGYALVDRRAAIAEAREKAIQNAEAEAGALASAAGLKLGERLEIFERSSPLIREPSYAFDPLGMRMTDLFDLSWPVAVDPFETASSAEPGMMEVISQVFVTYRVSP, encoded by the coding sequence ATGAAGGCTTTGGCAATTTTATTGTCTCTATCCGCTATCACCCTTTTGGGGGCAGCCGGGGAGGCTCCGACGCTGACCGTCGTCGGTGAAGGGGTCGTTCTCGTGCCGGCCGACGTCGTCTACGTATCTATCACCGCGACGGTCCAGGATGAGAACCTCACCGTCGCCTCGTCGGAGAGTTCCGAGGCGCTGAACCGTACTATAGAGGCCCTCATAGAGGCTGGCGTCGATGAGGGGGCCTTCACCGCCGGCCGGGGCCGATCCGTCTCCACGATCCAGACTGCGAGCAGGGTGTGCAACAACTCGACCTGCGTCGTCGTCTCCGACGGGGCGGTGAACCTGGTCAGAGAGGAGGTGACGATCAGGTTCGATGCCCGTGAGGAGGCTCTCATCAACAGGAGCTTTGAGGTGGCCAGGTCCGAGGGCGCCGAGGCCGGCATCGCCGGTTACGCCCTGGTGGACAGAAGAGCCGCCATCGCCGAGGCTAGGGAGAAGGCGATCCAGAACGCCGAGGCGGAGGCCGGGGCTCTCGCCTCCGCCGCGGGGCTCAAACTCGGAGAGAGGCTAGAGATCTTCGAGAGGTCGAGCCCTCTGATCCGGGAGCCCTCTTACGCCTTCGACCCCCTGGGGATGAGGATGACGGACCTCTTCGACCTCTCGTGGCCCGTTGCTGTCGATCCCTTCGAGACGGCCTCTTCCGCAGAGCCGGGGATGATGGAGGTCATATCTCAGGTCTTCGTCACTTATCGGGTCTCTCCGTGA
- a CDS encoding DUF1699 family protein: MMRILNSEFDLARLLPSDEELAIAFVPTNREIYRMLQACHKLKTVYIHPDTFKEFPCVGQTLLYMQKVELVVDGDVPKVLSAGGGEASKNQDATPPHPLAPVMAGR; encoded by the coding sequence ATGATGCGGATCTTGAACTCGGAGTTCGACCTGGCGCGGCTTTTACCCTCCGACGAGGAGCTGGCAATCGCCTTCGTCCCCACAAACCGGGAAATCTACAGAATGCTCCAGGCCTGTCATAAGCTCAAGACCGTTTACATTCACCCTGACACCTTCAAAGAGTTCCCCTGTGTCGGCCAGACCCTCCTTTATATGCAGAAGGTGGAGCTGGTGGTGGACGGAGACGTCCCGAAGGTCCTATCCGCCGGGGGAGGGGAGGCAAGCAAGAATCAGGACGCAACCCCACCCCATCCTCTCGCCCCCGTCATGGCGGGCCGCTGA
- a CDS encoding winged helix-turn-helix transcriptional regulator, translating into MVTDKVKRELEMLKRHLIILKHVMENEPIGILKLAEETGIPSHKVRYSLRVLEQEGLIAASAPGAVTTERTEAFLRDLDIAIDGLQETVRGLKEIKLER; encoded by the coding sequence ATGGTGACTGATAAGGTGAAGCGAGAGCTTGAGATGCTAAAAAGGCACCTTATAATCCTGAAACACGTCATGGAGAATGAGCCGATCGGCATCCTCAAGCTGGCCGAAGAGACGGGGATCCCCAGCCACAAGGTCCGCTACTCCCTCCGGGTCTTGGAGCAGGAGGGGCTCATCGCCGCCTCCGCGCCAGGGGCCGTCACCACGGAGCGGACGGAGGCCTTCCTCCGAGATCTGGACATCGCCATCGACGGCCTGCAGGAGACGGTCCGGGGTCTCAAGGAGATAAAGCTCGAGCGGTAG
- a CDS encoding ATP-dependent DNA ligase, with product MLPYLEIARALEAVSREERRGAKAERLAALIKPLPAEMLRPTVRLISGRPWPPWEPRELGIGPETLDAVLEEISGRVPSSEERAADPGDRAERMVRGRSQRTLAPSTMDSLHVYESLRQISAQRGPGSLSRRRAILKGLLLAASPLEAKYLARAVLGRTTAGLGPSLISAAIGKAFDVDYSLVKRAYSYLPDLGMVALNARQGDIYDMRLAPSNPARMMSFRRVKDPRELMAGGGPRAYVVRYGGLRVQVHKFNDRVYIYTSQLRNVTRPLRDLAEEVAMAGGEFVMEGELILVRGGRISPRSETVGRINLRGRSRGGAMPSLAASDLLYLNGGDLLQRGYEERRGLLAKALKGVEGRPLSSRIFLAEEEVIGDGQRAEEFLRRSLDRGFGGAWIRDLDGLYIPGEMSSGDAEVSRFPAEGNSSSQDQEPHR from the coding sequence ATGCTCCCTTACCTAGAGATCGCAAGGGCTCTGGAGGCGGTCTCCAGAGAGGAACGGCGAGGGGCCAAGGCTGAAAGGTTGGCGGCTCTTATCAAGCCTCTCCCCGCCGAGATGCTCCGCCCCACCGTCAGGCTCATCTCGGGCCGGCCCTGGCCCCCCTGGGAGCCCCGGGAGCTTGGGATCGGCCCCGAGACCCTGGATGCGGTCCTCGAAGAGATCTCCGGCCGGGTCCCCTCCTCCGAGGAGAGGGCGGCTGACCCCGGGGATCGGGCGGAGAGGATGGTCCGAGGCCGGTCTCAGAGGACCCTCGCGCCGTCGACGATGGACTCTCTGCACGTCTATGAATCTCTCCGCCAGATCTCGGCCCAGAGGGGACCGGGCTCCTTATCCCGGAGAAGAGCCATCCTCAAGGGCCTCCTTCTAGCCGCATCCCCCCTGGAGGCGAAGTACCTGGCCAGGGCTGTCCTGGGGAGGACGACGGCGGGGCTGGGCCCCTCGCTGATCTCGGCTGCGATAGGGAAGGCCTTCGACGTCGATTATTCCCTGGTGAAGAGGGCGTACTCCTACCTTCCGGATCTCGGGATGGTGGCCCTCAACGCCCGCCAGGGGGACATATACGATATGAGGCTCGCACCTTCTAATCCCGCGAGGATGATGTCGTTCCGACGGGTGAAGGACCCCCGGGAGTTGATGGCGGGGGGAGGTCCGAGGGCCTACGTCGTCAGGTATGGGGGTCTGAGGGTCCAGGTCCACAAGTTCAACGACCGGGTGTACATCTATACCAGCCAGCTTCGAAATGTCACCCGGCCCCTTCGCGATCTGGCGGAGGAGGTGGCGATGGCCGGAGGAGAGTTCGTGATGGAGGGGGAGTTGATCCTGGTCCGAGGGGGAAGGATATCCCCGAGGTCGGAGACGGTGGGAAGGATCAACCTCCGGGGGAGGTCCCGGGGCGGGGCGATGCCGTCTCTCGCGGCGTCGGATCTTCTCTACCTGAACGGCGGGGATCTCCTCCAGAGAGGCTATGAGGAGAGGAGGGGTCTCCTGGCCAAGGCTCTAAAGGGGGTGGAAGGAAGGCCCTTATCGTCCAGGATATTCCTGGCGGAGGAGGAGGTGATTGGAGATGGCCAGAGGGCGGAGGAGTTCCTCCGACGGTCTCTGGATCGGGGGTTTGGTGGGGCATGGATCCGCGATCTTGACGGATTGTACATCCCCGGCGAGATGAGTTCCGGGGACGCGGAGGTATCTCGGTTCCCGGCGGAAGGAAACTCCTCCTCCCAGGATCAGGAGCCCCACCGTTAA
- the dph5 gene encoding diphthine synthase, protein MLTFVGLGLYDERDVSVKGLQTIRDSDLVYAEFYTSRLMGATPEKLAQLYGREVKVLTREEVEVSPEGWLGRAKEEKVAFLVGGDPMISTTHLDLRLRALRMGIETRIVHSSSIVTAVSGMTGLQNYRFGRSTSIPYPYVAGGRRIVAMSPRDVVVDNLARDLHTLLFLDIQPERYMTAGEGAALLLEMEEEACGDRFNSSLGVGVARAGSEDAVVVADWLRKLVDRDLGGPLQILVVPGRLHFMEAEALVALAGAPPEILEMAEP, encoded by the coding sequence ATGCTCACTTTCGTTGGCCTGGGGCTCTACGACGAGAGGGATGTCTCGGTCAAGGGCCTGCAGACGATCAGAGACTCCGACCTAGTCTATGCGGAGTTCTACACCTCTCGGCTCATGGGCGCAACTCCTGAAAAGCTCGCCCAGCTCTACGGCAGAGAGGTCAAAGTCCTGACCCGGGAGGAGGTGGAGGTGAGCCCCGAGGGCTGGCTGGGCCGGGCGAAGGAGGAAAAGGTCGCCTTCCTGGTGGGGGGAGACCCCATGATCTCGACGACCCACCTTGACCTCCGCCTCCGGGCCCTCAGGATGGGGATAGAGACGAGGATAGTCCACTCCTCCTCCATCGTCACCGCCGTATCCGGGATGACGGGGCTTCAGAACTATCGGTTCGGCAGGTCCACCTCGATACCCTACCCTTACGTGGCGGGGGGAAGGAGGATCGTCGCCATGAGCCCCCGGGACGTAGTCGTCGATAACCTCGCGAGGGACCTTCACACCCTCCTCTTCCTCGACATCCAGCCGGAGAGGTACATGACCGCCGGGGAGGGGGCGGCCCTCCTCCTGGAGATGGAGGAGGAGGCCTGCGGCGATCGGTTCAACTCCTCCCTGGGCGTCGGGGTGGCGAGGGCGGGCTCCGAGGACGCCGTCGTCGTCGCCGACTGGCTGCGGAAGCTTGTGGATCGGGATCTGGGCGGTCCCCTCCAGATCCTCGTCGTCCCGGGGAGGCTCCACTTCATGGAGGCGGAGGCGCTGGTGGCCCTAGCCGGCGCGCCGCCGGAGATCCTGGAGATGGCAGAGCCCTGA